From the Candidatus Binatia bacterium genome, the window GAGGACCCGTGACCTGCAGATCGCTATAACCGCCGTAGAAGAGCGCCAGATTGAACGTCACTCGCTGGTCGAAGCCGATCGTCTTGAAGCCGAGCTCGTCCATGTCGAGCGTCTCCGGATCGAATGGCAGCAGCTCCTCCACCTGCGGGTTGATGACTCCGTTGAAACCACCACCTTTGAAGCCTCGCGAGTAGGTGAAGTAGCCCATCAGGTGATCGAGGGGCGTGTCGCCCATCAGATCTTCGGGCAGGGTGAACGCGAGACTACCCATCGGCGTCCATGCGTCGAACGTCTTCGAGTTCGCCTCGTCGACGGTCGGCGGGGCGTCGGCACGAGGGTCGCGACTGATGATCCCGAGCTCCTTCTTGTCCGACGTGTAGCGGACACCGCCGGTGAGGCTCGCCCACTCCGTCATGTCCCTCGTGGCCTGGCCGAAGAGCGCCCAGGTGAAGTTGTCTATCTTGGTCGTGCCCTCGGTGACGGAGTTCAGGACCTCGGGGACGGCCTGGGTCACGCTGACGTCGTTGCCGTTCTCCCAGAAGAGGAACGCACCGGTCACGTAAGAGAGCCCACCCTCGAGCGCTTCGCCGTTCACCTGGAACTCCTGACTGACCTGCTCCTGCAAGCGGCCGTCACCGTTCAGCGGGTCGCCGCCGGAATTCGAGAGCTGCAACAGCTGAAACTAGGTCATGTCGAGGTCGTCACGGCGGCGCGGCTTTTGCTGGCGCCACGAGGTGAGAGACTTCAACTCCAGGCTCTCCAGTGGGCCCAGATCACCGGTGTCCCACTGAATCGTCCCCCAGGTTCCGTAGCTCTCGACGTCCAGGATCTGCGCGACGTTCGGCGAGCCTTCGAACAGCTCGCTCTTCTCGCACGCGTCGTAGAAACCGGGCACGAGCGTACCCAGGCCTTCTCGAAGAATGACCTCGCACTCTCCGCCTTTCCCAAACGTGTGTTGCCGCGACCACGAACCACTCACGTCGATCGTCACGTCGTCGACGGGAAGAACCCGGACCGAGCCGAGAAACGACAGCGAGTTGCGGTTGCTGTACCCATGATCGCGGAACGAGTTCTCGAAATAGCCCGCATCGTTCTGACTTCCGAACGCGAACCTCGCGAAGAGGCGGTCCTCGATCACGGGGAGGTTCACCATGGCTCGGGTATCGATCGTTCCCAGGCTGCCGGGACGCACGAAGGCGAAGCCCTCGAATTCTTCGCTCGGTTTGATGGTCGTGATGTTGATCGCGCCGCCGACGGTGTTCTTTCCGAACAGTGTCCCCTGGGGCCCACGCAGAACTTCGACCTGCTGCACGTCGAGCACGTCGATGATGCTGCCGAACGACCTGGGGAGGAAGACCCCATCGACGTAGATCCCGACGCCCGGATCGAAGGCGATCTCTCCGGTCGACGTCCCGACGCCGCGGATCTTGACCGTGCTCTCGAGATTTCGACCGGCGGTGAACTCCATGTTCGGAACGAGATCCTGAATCTCGTCCAGCCGTGTGATGCCCGCCTCGCGGAGGGTCGTCTCCCCCAGCGCGGTGACCGAGACCGGGGTGTCCTCGAGAAGCTCGTCCCGACGTCGCGTTGGTACTCAGACGGGGATTCGATCCGTTCGGCGCCGGCCGGCCCGGGCCACGACTGCGGCCCCAGGGCCAGTAAGGCTAAACCGGCGATGGCGGAGTGCTTTCCAGCTCGTGAGTTCGGCATGAGTCCTCCCCGAACGAGCTTCTGGCACAGCACAACGAAAGCGTCGACGAGACGGAGAAACCCGCTCGTTCGCGATGCCCTACCGGTGCTAGGCTCGCCGCAATGCGCGCCCAAACTCGCCGTGCACCGACCGCAGGTCTTCTGGTCCTGATCCTCATCGCGGGCTGCGGCGACAGCAGCAGTTCCGGCGAAACGTCGGACGGCCGCGGCGATGGCGGGAGCCCTTTCGACGGCACCATAGAGCTCAACGTCCCAGACGCCGAATTCTGCGAGGCACTAGATCGCCGAC encodes:
- a CDS encoding TonB-dependent receptor, yielding MQLSNSGGDPLNGDGRLQEQVSQEFQVNGEALEGGLSYVTGAFLFWENGNDVSVTQAVPEVLNSVTEGTTKIDNFTWALFGQATRDMTEWASLTGGVRYTSDKKELGIISRDPRADAPPTVDEANSKTFDAWTPMGSLAFTLPEDLMGDTPLDHLMGYFTYSRGFKGGGFNGVINPQVEELLPFDPETLDMDELGFKTIGFDQRVTFNLALFYGGYSDLQVTGPRGRRRP